The proteins below are encoded in one region of Nitrospirota bacterium:
- the nuoH gene encoding NADH-quinone oxidoreductase subunit NuoH, whose product MTELSLRLAVSLAQIAAVMGIVMLTVMILTLAERKVLGWMQDRMGPMEVGPYGILQPIADGLKLFFKEDIVPAGANKAMFTLAPILAMVPAMIGFAVIPFGPNVTVDVFGITIKPFVISDINIGVLYILAFASIGAYGIILGGWSSNSKYSLLGGLRSAAQVISYELNVGLAIVGVLLLSGSLSLVTITEAQAGGFWHWFIWGARPDGFFPIHTQIFAFVVFVISAVAETNRVPFDLPEAESELVAGFFTEYSGMRFAFFFIAEYANMVLVSCVAASLFLGGWNAPYPGTILGYAGLEQLAWIENVAWFTLKVYMFLFLFFWLRATLPRLRYDQLMRFGWKVMLPIALANIVITAITAYFFPR is encoded by the coding sequence GTGACTGAACTAAGCCTGCGACTTGCGGTATCGCTCGCCCAAATAGCGGCGGTGATGGGCATCGTGATGTTGACGGTCATGATCCTGACCCTGGCCGAGCGGAAAGTGCTCGGCTGGATGCAGGATCGCATGGGCCCGATGGAAGTCGGTCCTTACGGCATCCTTCAGCCGATCGCCGACGGACTCAAACTATTCTTCAAGGAAGACATCGTGCCGGCCGGCGCGAACAAAGCCATGTTCACCCTGGCGCCGATCCTGGCCATGGTACCGGCCATGATCGGGTTCGCCGTCATCCCCTTCGGCCCGAACGTGACCGTGGACGTCTTTGGCATTACGATTAAACCCTTCGTCATCAGCGACATCAACATCGGCGTCTTGTACATCCTGGCCTTTGCCTCGATCGGCGCCTACGGGATCATCCTGGGCGGCTGGTCCTCCAACAGTAAATACTCGCTCCTGGGAGGCTTGCGCTCCGCGGCCCAGGTCATCAGCTACGAGCTGAACGTCGGGCTGGCCATCGTCGGCGTGCTCTTGCTGTCCGGCTCTCTGAGCCTCGTCACGATCACGGAGGCCCAGGCAGGCGGCTTCTGGCATTGGTTCATCTGGGGCGCCAGGCCGGATGGATTCTTCCCGATCCATACCCAAATCTTCGCCTTCGTCGTCTTCGTCATCTCCGCCGTGGCCGAAACCAATCGCGTCCCCTTCGACCTGCCGGAAGCGGAAAGCGAGCTCGTGGCCGGATTCTTCACGGAATATAGCGGCATGCGCTTCGCGTTCTTCTTCATCGCGGAATATGCCAACATGGTGCTCGTGTCCTGCGTCGCCGCCTCGCTCTTCCTGGGCGGCTGGAACGCCCCCTACCCCGGCACGATCCTCGGCTATGCCGGCCTCGAACAGCTGGCCTGGATCGAAAACGTCGCCTGGTTTACGTTGAAAGTCTACATGTTCCTCTTCCTGTTCTTCTGGTTGCGCGCCACGTTGCCCCGGCTGCGCTACGACCAGTTAATGCGGTTCGGCTGGAAAGTCATGTTGCCGATCGCGTTGGCCAACATCGTCATCACGGCGATCACCGCGTATTTTTTCCCGCGGTGA
- the nuoI gene encoding NADH-quinone oxidoreductase subunit NuoI yields the protein MNLKTWIKTITFYDLLVGMKATMSHLLHYRPITLQYPHEKRTLPDNYRGMLALLRYDDGTEKCVGCDLCEAACPSRVIRVVSAEVPGQPTKRYSKEYYMDMTRCLFCGMCVDACPVDALGMTREFEWAVYDKRQLHLNKEQLLAIGDRSFPVREKQLELQHQNVAFFNVAFKHLPQKPS from the coding sequence ATGAATCTCAAGACCTGGATTAAAACCATCACCTTCTACGACCTCCTGGTCGGCATGAAGGCGACCATGTCGCACCTGCTGCATTACCGCCCGATCACCCTGCAGTACCCGCATGAAAAGCGGACGCTGCCGGACAATTATCGCGGGATGCTGGCCCTGTTGCGCTATGACGACGGCACGGAAAAATGTGTCGGCTGCGATCTCTGCGAAGCCGCCTGCCCCTCGCGGGTGATTCGCGTCGTCAGCGCGGAAGTGCCGGGCCAGCCGACGAAGCGCTACTCCAAAGAATATTACATGGACATGACCCGCTGTCTGTTTTGCGGGATGTGCGTCGATGCCTGTCCGGTGGATGCCCTCGGCATGACGCGCGAGTTCGAATGGGCGGTGTACGACAAGCGGCAGCTGCACCTGAATAAGGAACAATTGCTCGCCATCGGCGACCGGTCGTTCCCGGTGCGCGAAAAGCAGCTGGAGCTCCAACACCAGAATGTGGCGTTCTTCAACGTCGCCTTCAAGCACTTACCGCAAAAACCGTCGTAA
- a CDS encoding NADH-quinone oxidoreductase subunit J encodes MEQIFFFYFAFVIAATSMLVVAMRNPVYSALALLIMFFHVAGLYVTLHAEFLAAVQIIVYAGAILVLYLFVVMLLNLRQDDRYHRQWPMAVGVGVTLFVEAILLTVMKGWTAPVVATGRETTVGEAGNTEAIGDVLYSTYLFPFEVASLILLVAMIGAIILAKKDLGEPTES; translated from the coding sequence ATGGAACAGATATTTTTCTTTTATTTTGCCTTCGTCATCGCCGCGACTTCGATGCTCGTCGTCGCGATGCGCAACCCCGTCTACAGTGCCCTGGCGCTACTGATCATGTTTTTCCACGTGGCGGGACTCTACGTCACGCTCCATGCGGAATTCCTCGCAGCCGTGCAGATCATCGTCTATGCCGGCGCCATCCTGGTCCTCTATCTCTTCGTCGTGATGTTGCTGAACCTTCGACAGGATGACCGGTACCATCGGCAATGGCCCATGGCTGTCGGGGTGGGGGTGACGCTGTTCGTCGAGGCCATCCTTCTCACGGTCATGAAGGGCTGGACGGCCCCCGTCGTGGCAACCGGCAGGGAAACCACCGTTGGGGAGGCAGGCAATACCGAAGCGATCGGCGACGTCCTCTACTCCACCTATCTGTTTCCCTTTGAGGTGGCGTCCTTGATTCTGCTCGTCGCGATGATCGGCGCCATCATCCTGGCCAAAAAAGACCTGGGGGAGCCTACTGAATCATGA
- the nuoK gene encoding NADH-quinone oxidoreductase subunit NuoK: MTVPLSYYLVLSGIVFLTGVMGVLLRRNIIIILLSVELMLNATNINFVAFSQYFHDVAGQVFVFFALTVAAAEVAVGLAIIVALYRAKSTINVDEFQLLKW, translated from the coding sequence ATGACAGTCCCCTTGTCCTACTATCTCGTGCTCAGCGGCATCGTGTTCCTGACCGGCGTCATGGGCGTCCTGCTGCGCCGGAACATCATCATCATCCTCCTGTCGGTCGAGTTGATGTTGAATGCGACGAACATTAACTTCGTCGCCTTTTCGCAGTACTTCCATGATGTGGCAGGGCAGGTCTTCGTCTTCTTCGCCCTGACGGTTGCCGCAGCGGAAGTTGCAGTCGGATTGGCCATCATCGTCGCCTTGTATCGGGCCAAGTCCACAATCAACGTCGACGAATTTCAGTTACTGAAATGGTAG
- the nuoL gene encoding NADH-quinone oxidoreductase subunit L codes for MTYELIPLLPLASFLILGLFGRWIKDQAHLVAVPAVVVSWLLSLLVFFDVANGHQTSFPLYTWLTSGTLDIHIGFSIDRLTAVMLLLVTTVSSLVHIYTIGYMHKDPGYARFFSYIALFTFSMLMLVMADNLLQLFIFWEAVGLCSYLLIGHWYDRPAACSAATKAFLVNRVGDFGFMLGLLLVWYSFGSLDYHEIFARAHESAGDMMNILGPFGGTWDVSVLTLICLLLFTGAIGKSAQVPLHVWLPDAMEGPTPISALIHAATMVTAGVFMVARLAPIYNLSPTAMTVVALTGGLTMVVGATIAMTQTDIKRIVAYSTVSQLGYMVMACGLGAYAAGMYHLLTHGAFKALLFLGCGSVIIALHHEQDMRRMGGLKDKLPVTYWTFLIGSLALAGFPLTSGFFSKDELLVAAWSAGPLGQFLTLLGLVTALMTAFYSFRLVFVTFWGPSHVDPHHADHIHEPSHTMTMPLIVLAILSIATGYLGIPEFLGPMFETGTGTAAHGGAASIVIMVLATSMGLVGIAGAYYVYVLNPTLPDQFAQKWQALYQGSLNKWYVDEAYDRAIVRPTFSAASELWKRVDVAVIDGAVNGVARAIAWGGWVLRLTQSGQVQHYALGMALGVVVILTVFLMF; via the coding sequence ATGACCTACGAACTCATTCCACTCCTTCCATTGGCGTCGTTCCTGATCCTCGGGCTCTTCGGCCGTTGGATCAAGGACCAGGCCCATCTCGTCGCAGTGCCGGCGGTTGTCGTGTCATGGCTGCTTTCACTCTTAGTCTTCTTCGATGTGGCCAACGGCCACCAGACCAGCTTCCCCCTCTACACCTGGCTGACCTCCGGCACGCTCGATATTCATATCGGCTTCTCCATCGACCGGCTGACCGCCGTGATGCTGCTCCTGGTCACGACCGTCAGTTCGCTCGTCCACATCTATACCATCGGGTACATGCACAAAGACCCGGGCTATGCCCGCTTCTTCAGCTACATCGCCCTCTTCACCTTCTCGATGCTGATGCTGGTCATGGCGGACAACCTGCTGCAACTCTTCATCTTCTGGGAAGCGGTCGGACTCTGTTCCTATCTGCTCATCGGCCATTGGTACGATCGTCCCGCCGCCTGTTCCGCCGCCACCAAAGCGTTTCTCGTCAATCGCGTCGGCGATTTCGGTTTCATGCTCGGCCTGCTCCTGGTCTGGTACAGCTTCGGCTCGCTGGACTACCACGAAATATTTGCCAGAGCGCATGAGTCGGCGGGCGACATGATGAATATCCTCGGGCCGTTCGGCGGCACCTGGGATGTGTCAGTGCTGACGCTGATCTGTCTCCTCCTCTTCACCGGCGCCATCGGCAAATCGGCCCAAGTGCCGCTCCACGTCTGGCTGCCGGACGCAATGGAAGGCCCCACCCCTATCTCGGCGCTCATCCATGCGGCGACGATGGTCACGGCCGGGGTCTTCATGGTCGCGCGCTTGGCGCCGATCTACAACCTGTCTCCCACCGCCATGACGGTAGTGGCGCTCACAGGCGGACTGACCATGGTCGTCGGGGCCACCATCGCCATGACCCAAACCGATATCAAACGCATCGTAGCCTATTCAACGGTCAGCCAACTCGGCTACATGGTGATGGCCTGCGGTCTCGGCGCCTATGCGGCGGGCATGTACCATCTCCTGACCCACGGAGCTTTCAAGGCGCTCCTGTTTCTCGGGTGCGGATCCGTCATCATCGCCCTGCATCACGAGCAGGACATGCGACGCATGGGCGGACTAAAAGACAAATTGCCAGTCACCTATTGGACGTTCCTGATTGGCTCGCTCGCGCTGGCAGGATTTCCCCTCACGTCTGGGTTCTTCAGCAAGGACGAATTACTCGTGGCTGCCTGGTCGGCGGGACCTCTCGGTCAGTTCCTGACCCTACTCGGCCTCGTGACGGCCTTGATGACGGCCTTCTATAGTTTCCGTCTGGTCTTCGTCACATTTTGGGGGCCGTCGCATGTCGATCCCCACCATGCAGACCATATCCATGAACCGTCGCACACCATGACTATGCCGCTCATCGTCCTGGCCATCTTGAGCATCGCCACAGGTTATCTGGGCATTCCTGAATTTCTTGGGCCGATGTTCGAGACGGGCACAGGAACCGCCGCTCACGGAGGGGCAGCCTCGATCGTCATCATGGTGTTGGCCACGAGCATGGGCTTGGTCGGAATCGCCGGAGCCTATTACGTCTATGTGCTCAACCCGACCCTCCCGGATCAGTTCGCGCAGAAGTGGCAAGCGCTGTATCAGGGCTCACTGAACAAATGGTATGTCGACGAGGCCTACGATCGAGCGATCGTCCGCCCCACCTTTTCCGCCGCCTCCGAACTCTGGAAACGCGTGGACGTGGCCGTGATCGACGGAGCTGTGAACGGTGTGGCCCGCGCGATCGCCTGGGGCGGCTGGGTCTTGCGGCTCACGCAAAGCGGACAGGTACAGCATTACGCGCTCGGTATGGCGCTCGGGGTCGTCGTGATCCTGACCGTCTTTTTGATGTTCTGA
- a CDS encoding NADH-quinone oxidoreductase subunit M, giving the protein MHSGGIPWLTLLLLIPLAGAVAMYFVTESTARWIALATTLADLFVALPLWWLFDPQTSQMQFAEHVAWITAPPIYYSLGLDGISLPLVLMTAGIMPLCVLASWTAITTRVQSFMAMLLIMETAMIGVFVALDFVLFYVFWEAMLIPMYLLIGVWGGPNRLYAAIKFFLYTLAGSVLLLVAIFALYFYGGHTFDILALSQGTYPASLQMWLFLAFFAAFAVKVPMFPFHTWLPDAHVEAPTAGSVILASILLKMGTYGFLRFSLPMLPDASHAFTPMMVGLSIVAIIYGAYMALAQVDLKKLIAYSSVSHMGFVTLGIFVLNQQGIEGAVLQMVNHGITTGALFLCVGMIYERTHSRLIADNVGLASPMPQYATLLMIFALSSLGLPGTNSFVGEFLVLIGTFLWSKVATAFASLGIILAAAYILWMVQRVVFGVPLPHQLPKLKDLNKRELATLVPLALLVFWIGLFPNPLVSKMHQSVNNVIASMSRTKVAPTAQPSAGEAAPLLADSSEPLKTEEISR; this is encoded by the coding sequence ATGCATAGCGGCGGAATTCCCTGGCTCACATTGCTCCTCCTGATTCCCCTTGCGGGGGCTGTCGCGATGTATTTCGTGACGGAATCGACCGCTCGCTGGATTGCGCTGGCCACAACCCTGGCGGACCTCTTCGTTGCGCTCCCGCTCTGGTGGCTCTTCGATCCGCAGACCAGCCAGATGCAGTTCGCGGAACATGTCGCCTGGATCACGGCCCCGCCCATTTATTACAGCCTGGGCCTCGACGGGATCAGCCTCCCGCTCGTCCTGATGACCGCCGGGATCATGCCCCTCTGCGTCCTGGCCTCCTGGACGGCGATCACCACAAGAGTCCAGAGCTTCATGGCCATGCTGCTAATCATGGAAACCGCCATGATCGGGGTGTTCGTCGCCTTGGATTTCGTCTTGTTCTATGTCTTCTGGGAAGCCATGTTGATTCCGATGTACCTCCTCATCGGCGTCTGGGGAGGACCCAATCGGTTGTATGCGGCGATCAAGTTCTTCCTGTATACCCTCGCAGGGAGCGTGCTGTTACTCGTCGCCATCTTCGCCCTCTACTTTTACGGAGGCCACACGTTCGACATCCTTGCCTTGAGCCAGGGCACCTACCCGGCGTCGCTGCAAATGTGGCTCTTCCTGGCCTTCTTCGCCGCCTTCGCCGTGAAGGTCCCCATGTTTCCCTTTCACACCTGGCTCCCGGACGCCCACGTGGAGGCTCCGACCGCCGGCAGCGTCATCCTCGCCAGTATTCTCTTGAAAATGGGCACCTACGGCTTTCTGCGATTCAGCTTGCCGATGCTGCCGGACGCCAGCCATGCCTTCACGCCCATGATGGTCGGCCTCTCCATCGTCGCCATCATCTACGGCGCCTATATGGCGCTGGCCCAGGTCGATCTCAAGAAGCTGATCGCCTATTCGAGCGTGAGCCACATGGGATTCGTGACCCTCGGCATCTTTGTCTTGAATCAACAGGGCATCGAGGGAGCGGTCCTGCAAATGGTCAACCATGGCATTACGACCGGCGCCCTGTTCCTCTGCGTCGGCATGATCTATGAGCGGACCCACAGCCGGCTGATCGCCGACAATGTCGGGCTGGCCTCGCCAATGCCGCAATATGCCACGCTGCTCATGATTTTCGCCTTGTCCTCGCTCGGCCTCCCAGGCACCAATAGTTTCGTCGGCGAATTCCTCGTGCTCATCGGCACGTTCCTCTGGAGCAAAGTCGCCACCGCCTTTGCCTCGCTGGGCATCATCCTGGCCGCCGCCTATATTCTCTGGATGGTTCAGCGAGTGGTCTTCGGGGTCCCGCTCCCGCACCAACTCCCGAAACTCAAGGACCTCAACAAACGGGAACTCGCCACCCTCGTGCCGCTGGCCCTATTGGTGTTTTGGATCGGGCTCTTCCCCAATCCGCTCGTGAGCAAGATGCACCAGAGTGTGAACAACGTAATCGCCTCCATGTCCCGCACGAAGGTCGCGCCGACGGCCCAGCCCTCTGCCGGAGAGGCAGCGCCATTGCTGGCTGACAGTAGCGAGCCACTAAAGACCGAGGAAATTTCGCGATGA
- a CDS encoding NADH-quinone oxidoreductase subunit N — MSLYGTDLLALLPELIIVVTACLVIALDPVTPASRRDLLAWLSLSSLALCLGLTMGQIGVLNIRVSAFSDLVVVDAYARFWKVLLYGVTGLTILLSLPYLKAERIHLGEYYGFILLSLSGMMVMVSGADLLTIYLGTELMSLSLYVMTGLNRSKPRSLEAAAKYFVLGAFSSGILLYGISLLYGMAGSTKLASIAAAIGTHGANDPLLLIAVILVAVGFSFKLAAVPFHMWTPDVYEGAPTSVTAFMAVAAKAASFAAFMRVFVEGLGGLKADWSLLFLLIALVTLVLGNLVAIVQTNIKRMLAYSSIAHAGYALIGFVAAGRATGASGGTPGLASVMIYLALYAFMTLGAFAVIGMLRKGGIEGEEIEDFTGLAKRQPIAAFLMLLFMASLAGIPPTAGFIGKFYVFMAAVESGLAWLAAIALIFAAVSAYYYMRVVMVMYMREPDPSSIAPRLVTSPALSFVLAFAVAGVILFGLFPDPLVSFALQSVLTLK; from the coding sequence ATGAGTTTGTATGGCACCGACCTCTTAGCCCTGCTTCCGGAACTCATCATCGTCGTGACGGCCTGCCTTGTCATTGCGCTGGACCCGGTCACGCCTGCCTCGCGACGGGATCTCCTGGCCTGGCTGAGTCTTAGTTCCCTCGCCCTCTGTCTTGGCCTGACGATGGGACAGATCGGGGTGCTGAATATCCGGGTCTCTGCCTTCAGCGACCTGGTGGTGGTCGATGCCTATGCCAGATTCTGGAAAGTGCTCCTCTATGGCGTGACCGGCCTGACCATTTTGCTCTCACTGCCCTATCTGAAGGCGGAACGCATCCACCTGGGCGAATACTATGGCTTCATCCTCCTATCCCTCTCCGGGATGATGGTCATGGTCTCCGGCGCAGACCTGCTCACGATTTACCTCGGCACCGAACTCATGTCCCTCTCGCTCTATGTGATGACCGGGCTGAACCGGTCGAAACCCCGTTCGCTGGAAGCCGCGGCCAAATACTTCGTCCTCGGCGCCTTCTCCTCCGGAATTCTCCTGTACGGCATCTCGCTACTCTACGGCATGGCCGGCAGCACCAAGCTGGCGTCGATCGCGGCCGCCATTGGAACGCACGGAGCGAACGATCCGCTCTTGCTGATCGCGGTCATTCTCGTGGCAGTCGGCTTCAGCTTTAAACTCGCCGCCGTGCCATTCCACATGTGGACGCCGGACGTCTATGAGGGGGCTCCGACCTCCGTCACAGCCTTTATGGCGGTGGCGGCAAAAGCCGCCAGCTTTGCCGCGTTCATGCGTGTCTTCGTCGAAGGACTCGGCGGACTCAAAGCCGATTGGTCGCTCCTGTTCCTGCTCATCGCCCTGGTCACCCTGGTGCTCGGCAATCTCGTCGCGATCGTGCAAACGAATATTAAGCGGATGCTGGCCTATTCCAGCATTGCGCACGCAGGCTACGCCTTGATCGGCTTTGTCGCGGCGGGCCGCGCGACCGGCGCGTCCGGTGGCACGCCGGGCCTCGCCAGCGTCATGATCTATCTCGCCCTCTATGCATTTATGACGCTCGGCGCCTTCGCGGTCATCGGCATGCTGAGGAAAGGCGGAATCGAGGGGGAAGAGATCGAGGATTTCACGGGGCTCGCGAAACGCCAGCCGATTGCGGCCTTTCTCATGCTGCTCTTCATGGCCTCGCTGGCCGGCATTCCTCCGACCGCCGGCTTCATCGGAAAATTCTACGTGTTCATGGCGGCCGTCGAATCCGGCTTGGCCTGGCTCGCCGCCATCGCCCTGATCTTTGCCGCCGTGTCAGCCTACTACTACATGCGGGTCGTGATGGTCATGTATATGCGCGAGCCTGATCCCTCGTCCATCGCGCCACGCCTCGTGACGTCGCCGGCCCTGTCCTTCGTGCTGGCCTTCGCCGTCGCCGGCGTGATTCTATTCGGTCTCTTCCCAGACCCTCTCGTCAGCTTCGCGCTCCAATCGGTCCTGACACTCAAGTAG
- a CDS encoding YihY/virulence factor BrkB family protein yields MQALRFLLSLLRSFRRHGCASLAASLAFFSLLSLFPLVFLLLYGLSFVVSHEVIGEQVLLSFLKGFLPSLGEHVAAELHRVSAMETVRWAVFLAFAWFGALVFYELDYALNVVFESTRRRHPLISTAIAVASLAVSGLVLILSYVATQTINFLTGYAPKLWGLDLLALAAHDWFLTYTLPFALAFLTVTILYRLVPRRSPQWRESMIGALTFSLLWVAAKLLFVTYGTYATLYTNLYGSLLEVVLLLLWVYYSSVLLLIGAEVVHLLQQQAQALSAATTRTTERKT; encoded by the coding sequence ATGCAAGCTTTGCGCTTCCTCCTGAGCCTTCTCCGATCATTTCGACGGCATGGCTGCGCCAGCCTCGCGGCATCCCTCGCCTTTTTCTCCCTACTCTCTCTCTTCCCCCTCGTCTTCCTCCTGCTCTACGGCCTGAGCTTTGTGGTCAGTCACGAGGTGATCGGGGAGCAGGTCCTGCTCAGCTTTCTCAAGGGGTTTCTCCCCTCGCTGGGCGAACATGTCGCAGCAGAACTACATCGGGTGAGCGCCATGGAAACCGTCAGGTGGGCGGTCTTTCTGGCCTTCGCTTGGTTCGGCGCGCTGGTGTTTTATGAACTCGACTATGCGCTGAATGTCGTATTCGAGAGTACCAGGCGCCGCCATCCCCTCATCTCCACCGCCATCGCGGTGGCCTCGCTCGCCGTGAGCGGACTCGTCCTGATTCTTTCCTACGTCGCAACGCAAACCATCAACTTCTTAACGGGCTATGCGCCGAAACTCTGGGGGCTGGATCTCCTGGCCCTCGCGGCCCATGACTGGTTTCTTACCTATACGCTCCCCTTCGCGCTGGCCTTCCTCACGGTCACGATCTTGTATCGGCTCGTACCGCGACGGAGTCCGCAATGGCGTGAATCCATGATCGGCGCCCTGACATTTAGCCTGCTCTGGGTGGCTGCGAAACTCCTGTTCGTGACCTATGGCACCTACGCGACCCTCTATACGAACCTCTATGGGTCCCTCTTGGAAGTGGTCCTGCTGCTGCTCTGGGTCTATTACTCCTCGGTCCTCTTGCTGATTGGCGCAGAAGTCGTCCACCTCCTGCAGCAACAGGCGCAGGCCCTGTCAGCAGCAACCACGAGAACGACTGAGCGTAAGACGTAA
- a CDS encoding site-2 protease family protein, giving the protein MFVPHWKIGRVLGIPIHVHASWFAVFFFVTWSLATGYLPETLPGLSELRYWGMGGISSLLLFLSVLLHELGHSYVALHYRIPISQITLFIFGGMAHMGKEPPSPRAEFLIALAGPLVSLLLGVGCLGGAMAVDSLFSGLGLQGFVVLGGLLGMVNVQLGLFNLIPGFPLDGGRALRAGLWAWNKDFNRATSQAALTGIGFGVALGVIGAVVLAGAWSGALGHSIAANGGWLILIGSFLFSAALSSKRQAAMRSSLAAVTVRQVMVHPVVTVPPDMAVQDAVDQYFVAHGFGGFPVCEEGQVVGVVTVGDVQAIATALWPWRRVRDIMCPVPQAFCIPPDWSVMQAMERMAHGGWDRLVVVEDGAIVGLITRSAIAQFLQLHQSEA; this is encoded by the coding sequence ATGTTTGTGCCTCATTGGAAAATCGGCCGTGTGCTCGGCATCCCGATTCACGTCCATGCCTCCTGGTTCGCAGTATTTTTCTTTGTGACCTGGTCGCTGGCGACAGGCTATTTGCCTGAGACCTTGCCGGGTCTATCCGAGTTACGCTATTGGGGCATGGGCGGGATTTCCTCCCTCTTGCTGTTCCTGTCCGTTCTCCTGCATGAGCTGGGGCATTCCTATGTGGCGCTGCATTATCGGATTCCGATCAGCCAGATTACTCTGTTCATTTTCGGTGGCATGGCGCACATGGGGAAGGAGCCGCCCAGTCCGAGGGCCGAGTTTTTAATTGCGCTGGCAGGACCGCTCGTGAGTTTGCTTTTGGGGGTCGGTTGTCTCGGCGGCGCCATGGCGGTGGATTCCTTATTCTCAGGATTAGGGCTTCAGGGATTCGTCGTCCTGGGGGGACTGCTCGGCATGGTGAATGTGCAGCTCGGACTCTTCAATCTGATCCCGGGGTTTCCCTTGGATGGTGGGCGGGCTTTACGGGCCGGGCTTTGGGCCTGGAACAAGGATTTCAACCGGGCGACCAGCCAGGCGGCGCTGACGGGAATAGGATTCGGCGTGGCCCTTGGGGTGATCGGCGCGGTCGTGCTGGCAGGGGCCTGGTCCGGAGCCCTGGGCCATTCCATCGCGGCGAACGGCGGCTGGCTCATCTTGATCGGTTCATTTCTGTTTTCTGCCGCTCTGTCGAGCAAGCGGCAAGCAGCGATGAGGAGCTCGTTGGCAGCAGTGACGGTGCGCCAGGTGATGGTCCACCCGGTCGTGACGGTGCCGCCTGACATGGCCGTGCAGGATGCGGTCGATCAATACTTTGTCGCGCATGGGTTCGGTGGGTTCCCCGTTTGCGAGGAGGGGCAAGTGGTCGGGGTGGTCACGGTGGGCGATGTGCAAGCCATTGCTACGGCGCTCTGGCCTTGGCGTCGCGTACGAGACATCATGTGTCCGGTGCCACAGGCCTTCTGCATTCCTCCGGACTGGTCTGTCATGCAGGCGATGGAGCGTATGGCTCATGGAGGATGGGACCGTCTCGTGGTGGTGGAGGACGGAGCGATCGTGGGGCTCATCACCAGATCGGCTATCGCCCAGTTCTTACAGTTGCATCAGTCTGAAGCGTGA
- a CDS encoding polysaccharide deacetylase family protein, with protein MIKSGPPSCPGVALTFDLCPVRKGTGYDQALIDYLIEQKIPATFFMSGKWMARHEQQVQALLHVPFFEVGTHGEVHAHLPLHSPEEQKQEILGPVRLLKTKYSHSATLFRPPYGEFNDDTVNVVRALGLQFILWNVVSGDPDQTITAGQIEDRLKRSVRKGSVIVMHANGKGKHTREVVQDLHEQLLPERNLTPMTMSDLLTCNGKVAP; from the coding sequence GTGATCAAGTCAGGTCCGCCTTCCTGCCCAGGAGTGGCGCTGACCTTCGACCTCTGCCCGGTGCGGAAAGGCACAGGCTACGATCAGGCCTTAATCGACTATTTGATCGAACAGAAAATCCCCGCGACATTCTTTATGTCGGGGAAATGGATGGCACGGCACGAACAGCAAGTCCAAGCCCTCCTCCACGTTCCCTTCTTTGAAGTCGGCACCCATGGGGAAGTCCATGCCCATCTGCCGCTCCATTCCCCGGAGGAACAAAAACAGGAAATCCTCGGCCCGGTCCGTCTCCTCAAAACCAAATACAGTCACAGCGCGACCCTGTTCCGACCTCCCTATGGAGAATTCAACGACGACACGGTCAACGTGGTCCGTGCCCTTGGCCTCCAGTTTATTCTCTGGAATGTGGTGTCAGGCGATCCAGACCAGACGATTACCGCTGGCCAGATCGAAGACCGGCTGAAACGATCCGTCCGCAAGGGCAGTGTCATCGTGATGCATGCCAACGGCAAGGGCAAACATACCCGCGAAGTTGTGCAGGATCTCCATGAACAGCTCTTGCCCGAACGAAACCTCACGCCCATGACCATGAGCGATCTCCTAACCTGTAATGGTAAGGTTGCTCCATGA